Sequence from the Crassostrea angulata isolate pt1a10 chromosome 9, ASM2561291v2, whole genome shotgun sequence genome:
GTCGCCCATTTTGATTTGGGAAATGGAGCCAATCAGATCTCGCGCATTGGTTGGAACAACCCGGAAGTGACGTGGGAGATCGTCAGTTGTCATGGAGCGAACACCCCCACGGATGAAATGTGCCAACACTGCCAGTGTGCCCATCACGGTAAACGTTCACTCAACGAATCAACGAACGGCTCGGAAAATGGATTCTGATTCTGTTATGCTGATCAAATTtagtttaataaaaattgtgtaatatttaatgTATTGGCATTGGTAtcatcttcttttttaaaaataggtgATATAAAAATAGTGCATTTGGAATGAAATgatgatgatttttttgttgttcCTCTTCTCACCCCTCCAAAATACTCATCGCAGAATAAAATAGCCATAATGGTATTTAGACATTCGTTGATATGGAcctttaattttacatttcaaagaaattatgtATCACTTCAGTAGAATATGTTCAGTACACTTAATAGGGTTTATCATCTCTGGATAAACCAGGTTATTTTAAGCATAGGTGTTATGTTAATGTTTCAAGATCCATAACTCTTGTTAACTGTTATTGTTGAAAGATCCATAACTCTTGTTTAAGACAACTATATAACTGGGCATGCGCGGTTGCTACTTCCTTTTCCTGCTCAATCCAAAGTTGATAGGTGGCACAAATtcatctttgaaaaaatatccaGTGCATCCAAAGTTGAAGAggtaaattatgaatttaatttgaataaattgcttttaaaacataaacatattaattttgCCGTGAATTTAagcattattaattaaaaaaaaaacaaaacaaaaaacacgtCTGCATCATTTCAGATAAACATAAGGAAACaaggattttgaaaaattgtagtATAACCAGAAATTTATTTTAGCCTAATAATATTtcttcaaatttcttatttcaCGAGATGTTGAGAGCTAGCAAAGTTAGGACGTCGAAGTCCAAGAGCCCTTATGCCAGACCTCCCACGAGGGGAGCGGTTGTAGCCTCCCGGGCGTCTACACGGATGCCAAATGTGACTTCGTCCTCCAGCGGTCCTTCCACAATTGCAGTTACCGAGTCTACAGGTAGAATATATGATAGAAGCCAAAGTTTGCCAGTCCCGGTAGTACAACCAACTGTACAACCTGTTCTAGACCGGGCAAGGGCCCCATCGGATCAGACGGTCGAGCCTTCAGTAGCAGGATCTAGCACCAATACAGGTACAGATTGTTTGTTCGACATTGAAAACCCCACACCTTTCCATAGTGTAGTATCGTCACTTGGGGCTCATGTACCCATAGCATTGAAAGAAAAGATATGGAATAACGATTATATTGCACTTAACAAGTTGTTAATGAAAGAACCTGCATCAGATATTCAGCATCATATTGTATATCATGATGGGGCGATTCAGGTCAAACCAAAATACAAAGATGAAACAATAGTGTCCATTTCACAATGGACAGATGCTTTTCTAATTTTTGCTTCGATTTATTGTGCCAAGCATTCTTTGCAAGCTGTTCATTTATTTCGATACATGGCTACAATTAGGAAAGGCGCAGAGCGTTCACCAAATTCTTGTAACTGGAGGGAATACGATGTTCAATTTAGGttgaaaaaatcaattgatTCCAGTCTCAGCTGGGGTTCAGTTGATGCAGAATTATGGCTGTTTTACATGCAGCCGGTAGTCCAAAATAACATTCCAACCCCTACAAAGCAGTTTAAATGCTATTCTTACAATTTTCAGGGAGTATGTGAAAAACAAAACTGTAGGTTCTTGCATATTTGTGTCAAGTGTAATGGTTCACATCCTTCTTTGAATTGTAGATATTCCCAGAATAACAGTACGGGTAAACAATACCCCCCAGTTAAGCCCGCATCACAGCAATTCCGCCCTAGATTCCCACAGAGATCATTCCGCCCAATTACACAATAAATTATGGCAATTGGGATCTACTCCAATAAAAGTTAATAATCTTCACAAGTTAGTTAGAAGTTATCCAGACAGAAAAGTTGCACACTTGTTAGCACAGGGTTTTGAGGGAGGATTTTTATTAAACTATCATGGCCCTAGAATTAAGGTTGAGTTTAGGAATATGAAGTCTGCGATTCAACACTCTAATGAATTGGCAGAAAAGATTAAGAAGGAAATAGATCTTGGTAGAGTTTTAGGTCCTTTTTCAGCCCCACCAATATCAAATTTAAGATGTAACCCAGTTGGTTTATTACCAAAAAAGCAAGGTGGATggcgtatgattacaaacttgTCCCATCCATTTGGAGAGAGTGTTAATGATTACATTGATCAGCAATTTTGTTCCGTCAACTACTCTTCATTTGATGATGCAATTAACATAATTCAAACAAAGGGACAAGGGGCCCTCATGGCAAAAATGGATATTTCTAGTGCTTTTAGGCTTTTACCAATAAGTCCAAGAGAATTTTGTCTGCTTGGTTTCAAGTTTGATAAATCATATTACATAGACAAGTGTTTACCAATAAGGAAGTCCGACCCCCGCTGGTCAATCACACGTCTTCATGGTTACTAACCTGTGCCGCAACGTCTATCCCAACCAGAACTGGTGCAACCAGGGCACCGGGCCCTATGGAAACGGTCATAACGACTACGGATACGTCGCCCATTTTGATTTGGGAAATGGAGCCAATCAGATCTCGCGCATTGGTTGGAACAACCCGGAAGTGACGTGGGAGATCGTCAGTTGTCATGGAGCGAACACCCCCACGGATGAAATGTACCAACACTGCCAGTGTGCCCATCACGGTAAACGTTCCCTCAACGAATCAACGAACGGCTCGGAAAATGGATTCTGATTCTGTTATGCTGATCAAATTtagtttaataaaaattgtgtaatatttaatgTATTGGCATTGGTAtcatcttcttttttaaaaataggtgATATAAAAATAGTGCATTTGGAATGAAATgatgatgatttttttgttgttcCTCTTCTCACCCCTCCAAAATACTCATCGCAGAATAAAATAGCCATAATGGTATTTAGACATTCGTTGGTATGGAcctttaattttacatttcaaagaaattatgtATCACTTCAGTAGAATCTGGACCTGAAATACGAAGGGCCTGTCGACACAATCGCAGtatctcgggcctttccggcaggctcggaaaaacacctcgaatgtatttttatacaaaatggagtcgcttcccattaaaataagtatcggctagacagcctCTTGTGTCGCTTTTGTGGTCAATGttagggtatatcattgacTTTAACGAAGTCTAGGtgacatctcaacagatcgtaaaatgtgttgtatgaAGTCTAGGTGACATCTCAActgatcgtaaaatgtgttgtatttatatcaaattgtaTAAAAAGGGGGTTGTCATGGCCGcttaggtaatacattcgaggtgtttttccgagcctgccggaaaggccctaGAAGTTGTGTTTTTCcaagcctgccggaaaggcccgagcaGTTGCGATTGCCTGTCGACAAAGAGTACTCAGTAAGTGAATTcgataaagttttttttatacattttgttttttcttggaTTACTATGTCGCAACGATGAAAACTTGGTTATTTAAAGATGACTTTCAGATCCCATTTTGGACAAAGCAGATGAGTTATACAGTCGCCTGTGTTCGAAAGACATTTCTGTTAAGCAGGCTATTGATGATCCTGTTTTCACTGCATTGGAGAAGCGTGTTCGAGACAGGTTTGTCTACTGATTTGATTATAGTGCAGGTATTGATGAGGAGCGTGAAATCTACAGGCGGATTAACACGTGGAAGATGAATGGGGAAAGCTCAGAGGGCTTAACGGCTTTTGTTTATGCCAACATTAGTAGAATATAATCAGGCGATGCAAACATTTACTGACACAGGATACCAAACAAGTGATCAGCATGTCGATATGTCAAGATCAAGAATGGATAAAGACAACAAAGATGTCAATGTATTGCGCGACTTCTTGAAAGATAGGGACCCATTTATCTTACATGACAAGACTTTGCGTAACATTGAAACCGGAATTATTGCAGACAACGATGCAAATGCAGATGCTGCAAAGAGTATAGGCGAAAAAACTATACAGTCTATGGCTGGACAATTGGTATcagaaatttcatttaaaaggaaAGATCAAGTGGTTCCTCTTGATATAAAAGGAACATCGAACAGTAATGTCACACAGTTCTCGCAAATTGATCCTCAGCTCATGTTTCAGAGGTTGACAGCTGTTGGATCAGAAACACTGAACACAACAGCTGAGTTGTTTCAATGTGAACGTTCAAGCTCTCCGTCATCAATATTTGAAGCAAATGGTCTTTTAAAGCAGGCAGCAAAAGCCACGCTTGGTGAAGCTATATGAATCGAGTACAGGAGACTGCCATGCTGAAGAACTCCCAACAACAAATCTATTAAATGTTATCGATGGAGGATCTCTACTGCATCGAATAACATGGTCCGAAGGCGAGAATTTTCCCAGATTTGCTCAAAATATGTTAATCATGTCAAAAGGCACTTCCAAAATCCCATCGTTGTAATGGATGGTTACATCGGTACGTCAACTAAAGATATGACTCACATGAGGCGCAGCAAAGGAATTCAAACAAACACAATCACTTTTACTGGGATATGCCACTGAGAATAAAGAAGGAAACTTTTCTTCTGAATGTATCAAACAAGCAACGCTTTGCTGAACTCCTTGTACAAAAACTGCAAGAGAGCAATATCGAAGCTATACAAAGTGAGGGTGATGCagatttgttgatatgtcaGACAGCTGTTAATAAGGCAGACGATCACACAGTGGTTGTGTATGGACAAGACACTGATTTGCTAGTTCTGCTGTGCCATTATGCAAAGGAAGACAGATAAATCTTTTTCACAACTGACAAACAAACGTCAAACCACAGAATTTTGGGATATATCAAAAGCAAAGTCAGTTCTTGGAAGTGATAGTTGTCGTCAACTCCTGTTTATTCATGCTTTAACAGGGTGTGACACAACTAGTCGTTTGCATGGCATTGGAAAACCTGCTGCCTTGAAAAAGATAATGACTGACATTTATCTAAAATCACAAGGAGCTGTATTTTTGCAAGAAAATTCTAGCAAAGAAGATAATATAAAGGCGGGAGAAGAAGCATTAGTAAACTTGTATAGTGGGGTACCGCTAGAGGGTTTAGACATTCTCAGATGGAGAAAGTTCACCACAAAAACAATGTCATCTAAAAGAAATGCTGTGGTTCAAGTGCAGTCACTTCCATTAACATCTGATGATGCCATATTTCATTCAATGCGAGTTTACTTACAGTGTCAGTACTGAAAGGCAAATCAGTGGCAGATCTTGATCCTACAGAATGGGGTTGGACTCTTAAAACTGGCAAACTTCTACCTATTGGAATGTCCAAACCACCTGCACCCGACTTcctattaaaaatcatccacTGCAATTGTAAAACCAACTGCGACAATAAGAAATGTAGCTGTCGAAAATATGGCATAGCGTGTTCAGGTGGATATGGAGAATGTAGAGGAATCAACTGTAATACTCCAGAATCTGATGACGAGagtgaaaacaaaatttgaaattagaaAACTGTTATATTCCTTTACAATAAAAGGATGTTAATTCGATTTCCATTTTATTGTTCATGGTTGTGATGTAAACAATTTGCATCAATTGTACATATCCAATCTTGTTATCAGGTTATAAAATAAGCTGATGCCATAttgatttgattattaattatttctttattgattcgaaaaaattaaacaaaataattttattttaaaaattgccatAAATTTGACCAATGTTTCATGTTATGTTATTATTTCAATTGTTCAAATACTATTCTGTAATTTGGAGTGAAGATAAGTCGTTACCAATTgatttgatattgtttttactttttccCACATTTCcacaattttttaataacaatacataaaaaagcAATATTTGACCCAAAAGAATCTTAAATATTTCTCGTgaaattgttttacatgtattactcggacaaaataaaacttaaaataaaatggagtTTAGAATAAGCTGATAccaatttataaaatgtttccaTATTTCCgcgatttttcaataaaaatgctattttttacCCCAAAATACcttcaatatttgttgtaaaagCGTTTTAATCAGTTATACATATGAActcatttcatttcaaaacagCATGAATTGATACTCATTGATTTAATTTGGTTAATTTTTTCCAGATTTCTGCGATTTTTCCATGAAAACCCATGTTTTTACCCCCCAAAAAACTATTTTCCGCatatcatacaaatgtttattttcaatacagTATGTTATTTGTATATACAAACACCTTTGATTTCGGTGGTAACTAGCTTTGTAGCAATTTTCTTGAGGTTTTGCTGAAATTTTGACAGATTGACTAGACTATATAAACAAATTTGGAATTTTATAACTTGATATAATATTACCATCTTAAGAGGGCTcgatggtcatggccatttttacagtattttaatCTCCTTTAAAAAAGAGTTCTGTATGATATAGATATATTggaaaatgatcaaattttaaaaccagaatatttgaatgttttcttaTACTTAATATTAGTTTATGGCTAAAGTATCATATGTTTACGTCAGATCTTGTGGTTTGTTGACCACCCTGCCTCTTTAACAGTGGTTCAATAAACGTTTTGTCAGAATTGGGTGTTTAAATGTGTGGTTGGAAACCATGCATAAAACTTAGATTGGTCTAATGtctataaagaaaaatgttcttTACGAATGTCAAAGCAAGTTCTgttcttttattttatgtatcatttcaattaataataatacatgaaATAAAAGAGCATAACTTGCTTTCGAATTTTACAgttttctttacagtttaattAATCGACAATGAAAATGCAAATCTAGAACAGATGATCCAAAGTAACGaattatttataataacaaCAATTAATTTATCACGAAATTAATAGACCAAAGCTTTGTGAAGAAATGAACTCTACTCTTGATTTTGAGTCTAATAACTGCAATTTGAATGTGTACATTTTGTGTTTGTGTTGGGAAgagatggggggggggttaagctGTTTGCTTAGAAAAGGGTAATAATACGTTATTTACCTAACAAATAGTGGCAATGATCTCCCAcacagtatataaaatttatcaaatattttctcAGCTTGAATTTTGGACTAAGTTTGCAAGCGTGTATAACCATCATAAGAGTCGGAAAAATCaattggatgtaaaatgtaaatacttacAGTAAGTAGTTGGCAGTAAGCTGTAAACACTTACAGTAAGTAGTTGGCAGTAAGCTGTAAACATGGACAGTAAGCAGTTGGCAGTGAGTTGTAAGCAGTTGACAGTAAGCTGTAAATACGGACAGTAAGCAGTTGGCAGTAAGCTGTAAGCAGTTGGCAATAATCGGTTGGCAGAAAGCTGGAACAGTAAGTACAgaaccgatcagacccaacctaataGAAAGTAAACACCAACAAAACCATGAGTTTatttttgggtttactctgggtttactagagttaATCCAGAATTAACCAAGAGTCAACCCAAactaaacccagagtggacacagagagtgaACCcggtcagaagtatacccctgaaaacAGTCgttgtgtattcggaatatacaagggacagggattacaggcagtaggatggtaagataaaagacgggtctgcttcaTACAtcagtgcgtacagttgacctcaaaagcaatttccaagtaaacccaaagtaaacccaaattttcaaaaagtaaacccagaataaaccccaaaagtaaacccgtGGTTTAGTTCGGGTTTACTGTGGTGTAAGGTTGGGTTTGATCGGTACTGTAAGCTATAAACACTAAGAGTAAGAATCATCAAAGAGGCATCTGAATACAATTGAATGTAAGCTATGAAAGAGTAACTGTATAAGAAGTTGACAGTAAGCTGTAAACAGTAGCATGAAGCAGTTGACAGTAAGTTATAAACAGTTGGCAGTAAGACGTGAACAGTAAGCAGTTGACAGTAAACAGTTGGCAGTAAGACGTGAACAGTAAGCAGTTGACAGTAATTAAACTGCAAACACTAACAGTCTGCAGTTGGCATTTGGTAAGACAATAACTCTAATCAAGTGTTAATTAGATATGAGTTGTGTACTCAGCTCTTTACATTAcataaatattacataaatattcCATTTTTGTATTATTGTGTTATTCTATGTTTGTAATTCGTCTTCTGTTCTACATGTACGGTTGCTggataacaaaattaatttgatatgaaaaatataattctttacttatgatataaaatacatttcaatTATAAATTAACCATCTAGAAATCTGTTAGTTAAACGGTATTTGCTGCGCGCCGAATCGATGCAAAactacaaaagaaaacaaaaacactaTAATTACCGGTGTAAAACGTTTGCAAACAAACACCACATTACTCGAATGGCTTTATAGAGCTTCGTTCCTCTGTTTTTAGGTAGCCATTGTGGGTCGTTTCTAGTCTGGAAATTATGCATCATATATTAATTGTACTTATTAATTCATATTTCACAATGCCAAatagactacatgtatattgaataaaataattaaggaaaaatgacatattttcagaatttaataaaggactatattttgaggcggaaggtttttaagaagaaaatgaacatttttcataacttagttgttttagagtaccaTAATTTTACCTTCCGTATTCTCCTTGCAGACCAGAGTTGTTTCGaaacacatattttaaaattttttcgatttttctatcgacatatattAGCATTTTCAActgatattttataaaagtcaacaaaaaaacaaactccaaattttgctttaaattagCTTATTTCTTGCCCtatctcaaattttacatcATAGACCAATACTTTTGGTttcatctttttaaatttataagaCGTTTCTGacaagtatattataatttaggaaaaagtttgagactcttaaatatttcattgcatgTTGAATCGTTATTAGCTAAAAATAGCGTTTTGTAAGTGCAAAAaagtcaaaatatcaattaagttaagaaatctttatttttatgttaaatagtataaatttgTAGTCGATGCCATGGATCATTCCGATAAGAAATTATACAGGGAAAAGTGATTTATATGCAATTTGCACTTTCAGTGCATAAAGGTCAAATTAATTGCACGTAGCATCAAAATAAGCATAAagaccccaaaattttgtttgaattttggttaagctatgtgtgtagatttttaaaaatactttagaaaaaaaattgaagactTTTGAttgcaggatccaacgtccttaaacCCCGAAGATAGAACTTAATAGATATACACATTGACTGAATCACATAGAAATGCGCAATAACCTTACTTCTAATGCTACATATTTCTTATGAAAACGAAAAGAAAAACTAACCAAAAATTTTTGGAAAAGATATTAACTTTCtggtgtcatttttttttagtttgaggTCATTTGgaccaaaattattatttttttttttctgattttttttatttttcccatCGAAATCCCGCCTAACTATAATTGGTCAAAGAGAAGCTAGGTTATTTATCATTACGGAAAGTAGGGCAAAGTTCATAGATAATCACTTTCAGGTGAGCTCTATAAAGGGACCCGTCTAAAACCTGCTCTCCTCTGAGGTCTTATCTTTGTGAAGACGAAACAATATAGGGATGTGGTCATTATCTGTTTTTTGTATTCTTGGTAAGTtgaagctcttgttaaaatatttaattttattgatccCTTGCAACTcattatatgattttattataattttttttttgggggggggtgtatGGTTACCTGTATAAACTGCTTATGAAATGGAAACAGATGTTGATTCCACgtgaatataaaattatatattttatatcccAAAATGGAAATAATATCACAAATGAAATCTAGATATTGCCCACGGCGTttttggccccccccccccctttttttttgcacaaGCTTACCTCTCTcatcttacattttttttactacagTATAAACCATTTACCATGGATTTTTTCATTTGGTCCGAACATTTCCAGCTTTGATTTGCTACGAGCATTTTTTTGTGGGCATACTTTCATAACCACGTACAAAATAATA
This genomic interval carries:
- the LOC128162230 gene encoding endoglucanase-like, whose translation is MKSAIQHSNELAEKIKKEIDLGSPTPAGQSHVFMVTNLCRNVYPNQNWCNQGTGPYGNGHNDYGYVAHFDLGNGANQISRIGWNNPEVTWEIVSCHGANTPTDEMYQHCQCAHHGKRSLNESTNGSENGF
- the LOC128164066 gene encoding uncharacterized protein LOC128164066 — translated: MLRASKVRTSKSKSPYARPPTRGAVVASRASTRMPNVTSSSSGPSTIAVTESTGRIYDRSQSLPVPVVQPTVQPVLDRARAPSDQTVEPSVAGSSTNTGTDCLFDIENPTPFHSVVSSLGAHVPIALKEKIWNNDYIALNKLLMKEPASDIQHHIVYHDGAIQVKPKYKDETIVSISQWTDAFLIFASIYCAKHSLQAVHLFRYMATIRKGAERSPNSCNWREYDVQFRLKKSIDSSLSWGSVDAELWLFYMQPVVQNNIPTPTKQFKCYSYNFQGVCEKQNCRFLHICVKCNGSHPSLNCRYSQNNSTGKQYPPVKPASQQFRPRFPQRSFRPITQ